The genomic stretch GTGGCCAGCCGCTGGCGGTAACCTTCGGAAAGCTCGCGTGCCAATTCCTCACGACCGACAAGCCTGCCCACCGTGCCGATCGCATCGAGCACGTCCTCAATAGACTGTGGGTCGAGGACGAACACCGGAACATCCAGTGCTTTCAAGCTGTATACCAGTTCTTTGGCATTACCCTTTGAGGCCAGTACAAGATCAGGATCAAGGGCCACGATTTTCTCGAGGCTCATGGCCGTGACGTCGCCGATCTTCTCGATTTGCCTGGCTTCCGGCGGATGATCGCAGTAGGTCGTGACCCCCACGACCGAACTTCCCGCACCGACGGCGAAAAGCAGTTCCGTGTTGCTTGGAATGAGCGAAATGATTCGCTCCGGAGTACCCTGGAGGGTCACGGCGGAACCGAT from Gemmatimonadota bacterium encodes the following:
- a CDS encoding ABC transporter substrate-binding protein, whose amino-acid sequence is MRITKKSTVLTVFTYIVYRCKQYPSMVTSGTIVRHVSRFPRSVLLLCFLLISRVAAGQVTETDVIGSAVTLQGTPERIISLIPSNTELLFAVGAGSSVVGVTTYCDHPPEARQIEKIGDVTAMSLEKIVALDPDLVLASKGNAKELVYSLKALDVPVFVLDPQSIEDVLDAIGTVGRLVGREELARELSEGYRQRLATVAERIGGLTESERPTIFVGSPFRDENWTPGPETFTSAVIQR